TGCAAAATAATTACTACGTCTACATTATTAGGCTAGATATGGATTTGGTGGTAGTTGAGAACTTACGAGGTTGACGTAGTGGCGCAGGTTAAGAGGGTGTTGGGCTATTCACAAAGAAAATTAACTTTTTAGCTTATTCATTAGCACCCGAACTACTCCAACGGTCCAACCAGGCCATAAGGGATGTTGAATTTGCCAGAGTTGAAAAACAAACATGAAAAGGGGAGCAAGGGAATATCATCATTACTTACTTGTATGTAAAAAAAAATGGACCACATGAAGACTTAATGGTCAAAGGGACAGAAGGAGGGGATACAAATTATTCATCTGTATTTGGTGTGTGTCTTGGTGTTGTGAGATTCAGAAATGAGGGTTTAAGATAGAATTGCGCGCACTTTTCAGTATATTAGTTATGTGTTGATTGCCAGTGGTGAGCAACCAGTTGGTGTTAGAAAATTTGAAGGTTCATATACATTTTTGTCTATGAAATTACTAAGGGAAATTTTGCTCAGCGGGCACACTATTTATttatcctagtttaattggggcgataacttctaattggggggccatggaattttgtttgcccctaaatttttcaggggtgtaaaaatcggaagatgaatatattattttatctttgattaataatttttaaaaacCTCATTGACGACCCTTCaccgacattaacgacagtttagagtcgtcatatacatcatgatcaaaataataacgactctaaactgtcatacactaacgactctttttagagattaacgaTAATCTATAACGAtcatttctaaaacattaacgactgtttaagtcgtcaaatgcgtaaccaaaacagtaacgactcttccaaagggtcgtcagggaattgatcatttttatgacgacccaaaactgtcatacatttccgccattaatgaatcttcgacagtttatagtcgtcacttaaacagtctaaacattaatgaccgttgagggtcgtcaatgaaattttttaataccctgacgatttttcataacctggaaaagttgcaggtttgagtcgtcattttTGGTGTCAATACTACATTGACGACTTTCTAGAGTCGTTGGGGTATACATCCCTCGACATTGACGACTCTTTCTATGTGTTGTGACATACATCCAATCCATGGGAGaatttaaaataattttaccatcaacacaatcatctttgttGCTTGAACCTTCGCCAATATCATTTCCCCTACTTGAATTATTcacttctaaaaaccctaaattttcctctaaaacctcctcttcttcttctcaactcaaacaacaaaaaaataaataaaaacaaattgattctaaaatatgagtttaatctaacataatctaaccaccctaattaacttaacttaattaaattttaatactaatcattcaggggcagtttagccatttaaaaatattttggttaaggggtgactcaatttgagttttaatgaccttttttgtcctctagtgggaggcccctaattgttttttgggcccccaattaaactaggtatTTATTCAAGAAGTAAGAAAATTCTCTACAAAGAGTACACAATAATTTTGGACAaaccttagaaattcttcaccctaaaaaaaaaaaccctcctATTTAATTATGTGACTGTCAGTAGGTCCATCATAAACTTCTGTGAGGAGTTTAAACTTTCAACGAACTGTGCAGAGTGTCCCATGTCCAAGACTCTTCTCCAAAGGGTACATGGTTGCGCCTTTTACGTAGTTTATGTGTTCTTTAGCAGCCTTTCTTATACGGGGAATTGGCATGACCATACCCTTGTCTTGTTTCTTGATGATTGAACATGATCTCAGTGGGTCGTCCCTCCCTGCTCCTATTCTACTGCTCAACATGCACGGAAAAAAATCTTCACTATATACCAAAAACATGATTTGGTGTAATTTAAAGGTGTTGAATCAACTTCAACAGAACATGAAGAATTACTGACATGATTGTGCTTGCTGAGGAACAAATATACTCACCGGGAAAACaatgacaaaaataaataaaggtgCTTGTTCTAATTTAACTATACTTTCACTACAACAGGAATAAAAAAAGAGGATTTGATAACTCGATAATCACCTCAAGATTTTCTCTGCAGCGAATCTCGCAGCATTAATTGTACTTTGGCTTGGTAACCACTTCAGTTCACTGTTACGATCTGCACGCATTGGAGAATGAATCTTGACAAGCTGCAGAGAAGAAGCAAAAGAGTTTTAACCAGATCTCAAATTAAGAAATGataaacaaacaacaaaaatctATTCATGTAAAGGTAATTTACGAAGAAGTTGTGGTGCATAAAGTGCGGAAGGGAGATGGAAAATCCATCAAATGGGTCTAAATGAGTAGATCCTCTAGGAGAAAGCATTAGTGGAGACTTATGAACAGAAATAAGAAGTTTTTATTACTACTTACTCCCAAACATTCCATCATCTGGTAGTACGCCCTACCGTGAAGAGGACTATGCCCTTTCCGAGATTCTGAGAAGTATCTTGTCCTGAAATGAGACAAAATTTGCAATCATCCAAATTATCAATGCTACCATCAAAAACTTACGCAAAACTAGGGAAATGTCCTTCATTATAATATATAAGTCGTACATGAGCATTTTTAGCTATGGTGGTGGGGTTCTTTACCATTCTGTATAACCTGGGTCAACTGTAAAACCATACATATCGACGGAGTCACAAATAGATAACGCAAATTCCAGAGCTTTGAGTCCTGTTCCTTTTGCAGCGGAACCAAATGATGCTCCTAACATGAGATACACGGGATTGTCTATTTGGATTTCCTGCAGATAAGATACCATCAAAATTTTAGACCAGGAGAAGTTCCTTGATGCAAGTATTCATTCAAATTTTACCCTAGTTTTAAGACAATCAACTGGAGAAAAAAGAGTAATCACACAGTTCTAAAATGACAATTCAAACCGACCTTCCACCAGAAAGACTTCAAATTCTCTATATCCCATTGATGATAGGAATACCAGAATTACTAACCAAGTCCATAAGTAAAGAAGTGTTCGAACTTCCAAAAACAAATTGGTTAAGGCATTACTTTGCAAACATATATCCTTCACAGAGGACTAATTAATGCAGCTATGTTAATGCGCAAATGTAAGAGATGAATGAAATACACACCCGGATCATCTTGCTCATAGTGTCATGAATTGTGGTTTTAACGATCAAGACCTCCCTCCCAGACTCTACAGAATATAAACTCTTAGCATGTTTCTTCTAGAAAGTTAAGTAAGTGTTAAAAGAAGTGAGTCGCGCTCTTACCATCTAGCTTCACAACTTTATCGAGTGCTTTGGCAGACCCTCGATTAAGAAGGCGGAAGGTACTCTTTTTACCTACATACTCTGTATAGTTCTGCAGTACAAAAGTCACAAAACAAGATGCTAAATGAAGAACAAAATGTATAGTGCCAGTTCATCCAAGAGAGGTAGAAATACCTGAATAGGTGCACCATTTTCTCTTATTACAGCATCATAACCATCTATCTCCTTCCCAAACTTTGTTTTCAGAAGATCTCCTGAATTGCCTACTACAGCACATCGACCAATCTGACGTGGAACAAATGGTGGCCTTTCAGGAAGTACAAGAGAAAGTTTCTCCATGCAGAGAGTCGTATTCTTGCATTTGTGGctgtaaaataaaaacaaagacgtTTAGGCGAATGTCATTACATTTACATCTAATTGCTTTAGAAGGATTTTCAAATACGTCAGGCACTACTAGTTTTAGACTCTCACAAGGTTCACATAACTATTTTCATGCATAGAAGTTCCAGATAGTTGTCATGCACAGAAGTTCCAGATAGTATTTGAAGTTACCATAACTTTAACATGCACAAACTACGTCAATTAGCATATCCATGTTGCAGAACCATTAACTTACTCTTCGCTTTTATTGATTCTTTTCCGTGCATACTCTTCCCATCCCTTTGGCAAGGAGTCCATAAACTCTTTAGTTAGTATAGTGGTGCTATTCCGTACCTAAGTAAAATCCACCACAAACAATAAAAAGAGAAGGCATCATTTGCTAATCTCCATTGAAACAAACACACCCACTTCATAAACTCGTGACAAACATCTAGGTAGACATGGATATAAATAGGGAGCATTATTCAAAAATATTCCGTTCATGAGTTGAAATAAGATGAGAACAAGAACCTCACCTgttcccatgtagccaaggcttCACAAAGATCAAACTCATACGATAGCCCTTCATGTTCTCCTGTGTCGGGATCCTTCTGTTGACATATTGGATTTCAAGTGGAGCTGTTAAAAAAGGGGTATGATGATCTTACTGCAAATCATTTGTCTAAATAATCTATTACCCTAATCAAGAATATTTTAAGGTTATCTATGGCTAGTCACACTTTGACACCTTAATCTACTACATTATCCATTCCTCCCTACAACAAAACCTCCACCTACCCAGCTCCACCACCTAAGCCTCTACCTCCACGAGCACCCTCTCCTTGTCCACCACCGCCCgcaacaccaacaccaacacctAATCCTCCACAGGAACCAACAAACACTCCCCAGACACCTACCTCCAACACCAAATCCTTCACAATGCCCAAATGCAATACAAAAACTCACAAGTTTTTAATAATTTGAGAAGAGAAAAACTAACCCATTTACGAATAGTATCTTTAGGAAAATCAATTGTAACATCACAATAAACTCTTCCACTTGAAGCTCGTAAACCTAACCCATTGGCCCTCTGCACATAAAAAAGAAACCATTGCacttggatttcaaaattttaagAATCAGAAATTCAAAATTGAATAAATGGGTTCTTCCCATCAAAACTCACCACACACTTCTGAAAATCATTCTTTAATGTTATCAACGCATTCAAATCTTCCTCAGAAACACTAATCCTATCGGCTGTACATTAAAGTTCAATCAAATCAGAGTAGAAAAGAACATCAAATCAGATTAATTTTTAACAACAAACTCATTCATTAGTGAGAATCAATTAGATTCTTTCTTGTTACAGTGTTAGAAGTTAGAACGGAGGTTTAACAGGGATATTTTTAAAAACTTACAGAAAGAGGAAGAGCCAGTGATGTAGATGAAGATTGCAGCAAACCCAGAGATTAAAACAACTATAAACCATAATCTCAAGAGTTTCATCGAATTCATGGTTGAGTTTCTGGAGTAGATTCATCGTTTAATTTCTAGAGTAATAAAAGGTGTGAAAGAAGGAAAGTTAAGTTTTTAAAGGAAAAAATGAGTTCTTTTTCTGGTGTGCGATGAAAATAGAAAAAAGAGTACCACCTTGGTTGCCTTATTTGTGAAGCTTTACTGGGCCTAACAGCAAGTCTTACTGTGGAATTCAACGGGCAGGGTGAACAAAAAGTCCTGAACCGCGAATTTCATCCGTATCCGCCCGCAAAATTACGAATGAAATCCAATTCGTAAAATTTATTGGCCGGACACGAATGGAATCCTCAAATCCGCActtttagcggtttggttgcggttggactttgaaatccgcggattcatCCGCAGTGATAGGGCGGCAAGGAAAATTAGTAGAAGCAAATATTTGTCAGCATAACTGGATTACACCTATGGAAATGTGACCGAATTACCAACCCAGCCAAAATGGCTTCCATCAGATAAGAAGACAAACCAAACAGAACTCAGAAACACATAAGGTGAACCGCAAAAAAAAGAGCGTTCTATGTATAATTCAGAGATACTCTTTCACTAGTCAACCTAAATATAAGACCTTGACGGGCTTCACATTTCTTTCTTAACACGAGGAGATGAACAACATGTATCATTTCACTATTCTTTTTTTAGCCAAGTAGATGGACGGATGACTTACTTGGCGTCGGGATTGGAGTGACGCATGGACGGACGGACATGTATCATTTTGAATTTGTTTCTACCCTCTGGACCACACTTCCGCAATGCAACCAATTGCATATGCGCTTCTTCTGCTTACAGTAACAGCCACCGTAGTTTcttttatttattcatttttgtGACTAAATCAGCGGTTAATCCATATCCGGTCTGTATCATCCGCTGATCCGTGGATGTCAAATTCGCGAGTTATTGGACCGGACACTGTTGGATTTTTCAAACCAgcaactttgacggattggacgcgggtgacccctaatccgcatccgtccgtccgttgcacaaccctaattccaagtgtggaaaaaccatggaatgtcaagtctaatggcttgttgttgttttttttgataagaagatTGAATATATTAattaaggctaagtcctatgggctagatatctagctgctagattggccatccacgtcaaatagggcaacctcctaagttctatgggagtgctaatctagcagcgagATTAGCAGTTCACGTCATCTGGGACCACTGAGCGTCGAACCATTCAGCATTTTGGTCACTTTCTGAGCGCCAAACCATTCAGCGCTTttatctcagccgttagatttttgtgatttttctGAGCGCCGGACCATTCAGCGTTTTGttcactttttgagcgctgaaccattcagcgcttcaatatcgctgctagttgaactgcgagcaaatgctaggagagagaagtatccAAAAGTAGTGTTAACTTTTATCCCAcactttttttcttgatttgcaacactttttggccaatctaacagttcaatctagcccataggggttagcctaagcAAGATAATACAAAAGTTCTACAATGTCATTTTTTTTCTAAAACATTAGAAGGATACTTTCTTTCTGGATTTGTTGTTGCATATGCTTCGAAATATGTTGTAGTCTTCTTATTCTTGCTTCCTTTGCTACTGAATCTGCTGCAGCATTGTAATCTCTGTTTATAAATTTTATCCTGGCTTGTGGAAGTGTGTCCAGAATGGAAATAATCTCTTTTATGGTATTCTCCGCCGCCCAGGCAACTGCAGCATCTTTTTTGTTAACGCAATCTGACAGAACTTTACAATCTGTAGCAATACAGACACTGGAGAGAATATTATCTTCTAGCCAATTTAAATccttcaaaactgatttttcttcTGCGTGTAAAGCCGAGGATGCCCAATCTGAACCTGCTGAAATATGCGTAAAAGCTTCTTGTTCTGCCAAGTAAAGAATGAAAGCATAGCCCATTGTCAAGTTCTCCTTGATAAAGGAGGCATCTGTAAAAATATCCGATCAGAGTTGAAATTATTCCACTTATTtgtatttgtcttctttttttgagCACTTGTTTGCAACTTCTCCTTATTAAGCGGTTGAGCTTGTATAAAATTCCTAATCTGTTGGATCAAAGCATATGGATCTGGGATAGTTTTCCTAAATATTACTTCACATCTATATTTCCACAGAAACCAAGTGACCATTGCAATGTGTTCACAATTTTTTGAGTTGATAGTATTTGATATCCAGTTCTCAACCCACTTAACAATCGAATCTGTGTTGATTTGCGAGTTGACTGTGTTCAAGTCGCATCCAAACCAGATTTCTCTAGCGAAAGGACATTTTCTGAAAAGGTGATCTTCTGTTTCCGCCTCTTGGTTTTTACATGGGGGACACTCTGAGGAGATTTTCCGGGTTGTGGGCTGCTAATCTGTTATTTGTTGGGAGCGCCTTTTGGATCATTTTCCAAATAAATAGTAAGATCCGAGGTATTGTCTTCAAATTCCAAATATTTTCCCACAGGAATATAATATCTTCCTCATCATTATTATGTTGATTGATAAGgtagttgtaaatattttttgccGAAAATGCTCCCGATATATGGTGTTCCCATATGATTTTGTCCCTGTTTTCTTTTTTCGGGGAAATTGctagaattttttctttaatttctggGGGAAAATATTCATCTAATTTTTCAATATCCCAGTCACCATCAGAATTTAATAGCTCATGGACCTTTTGAGGTATCGGGTTCGCCTTATCACTTGGTTGGGTTAATGTATTTGTACCAGGTATCCATTTTTCTTCCCAGATCCTTGTGTTTTTTCCGTCTTTAACTTGCCAGATGAAGTTTCCTTTTATAATATTGATTACCTTCTGAATGCTTTTCCAAATCCCCGAGAGTTCATAATTTCTTGTCGGTTGAAAGGGGTTCAAGCCATGAAAATAATTCACTTCTAGTAATTTTACCCATAGTTGATCCTTTTCTGTCATCACTCTACTTGCTAACTTTGTTAGAAGGGCTATATTGAAGTTATGGGGGTTTTTGATTCCTAAACCGCCTTGCGATTTTGGTTTACACATGCCTTTCCACGCTTTTATATAGCCACCTTTTGTTTTTGACTTATCtttattccaccaaaaatctctttgaattCTGTCCAGTTTATCTAATGTTTCTTTTGGAAGGGCAAGCATTTGCATTTGGTACGTTGGGTAAGATTGGAGAATTGATTGAATTAAAACAGTCCTACCCGCTTGCGAGGGCGACTTTGATTTCCAACCTTGCAGCGTATTGTAGTACCTTTGAAGTAGagattcaaaattttcttttctatttttgtcgAAGAAAAGAGGTGTACCAAGGTATCTGTCCTGTTTTGTCAGAATGGGACCTTTAGGATTTTTGCTATAATCTTTGCATGTTTCGGGTGGATTTTTGGGATGAAATAAATTTCCGATTTTTGTAGATTTACCATTTGCCCCGTAATTTCCCCAAATTTAGATAATATATCCAATAAGTTTTTAGCTTCCACTAGATATGCTCTGGTGAAGAGAAAGCAGTCATCTGCGAAAAAAGATTGGAAATAGTAGGGgcatgtttgtttattttgattcccGAGATTCTAATTTCACTTGTGGCTTTCTCTAGGAGTCTTGAAAGCACCTCCATGCAGATTAGGAAAAGATAAGGAGATAGAGGGCCTCCTTGTCTTAAGCCCTTAGAGGTGGAGAAAGTTGGGCCTGGAGAACCGTTTAACAGGAGGATAAGGCAAAGGAGGATAAggattttttgataaaataccACTCTACTATATCAAATGCTTTTGATAGGTCAATCTTGAGAGGTAGATATCCCTTTTTCCTCTTAGATGTTTTCATTGAGTGAATCAACTCATGAGCTATTATTATATTGTTCGTTATTTGTCTTCCTGGGAGAAAGGAAGATTGATTAGGAGAGATTAACCTATTCAAGATGGGTTTTAATCTGTTGCTAGAATTTTTGATATGAGTTTATAAATGGTATTGCTGAGGCTGATTGGACGAAAGTTCcactacaccaaatttgggtttttgtaacaatgggatgcctaaccaaattttttttggtTACTCAAATGATCCATTATAAATCTAGTAACTCATACAAAGAGTTAGCATATTAAAAAATAGTTACCATAATTTGGAAGTAAttcataaaaactaaataactattGAAAGTGTGAGATCATTAGTTATACAATCCTAACACATTCTATACTAAATTACTATTACTAATATTCCTACCCAAAATCTATGTATACCAAATTCCACCCCATCTTTATAACTCTTTGTCATTTTTATTAGTAACACAATTTTACAAAGCTAACACAAtgatttattttaaaatttagaAAATGTAAAATAAAATTATAGAATTTTATAAATCTTTTTTTGGAACCAATTTCAGTTCTAGAACCTGAGAACAACTTATATCCTGGAACCAAAATGATATTGGAACCGCAACATCTTAAATACAGCTCGATATCTTCGAGGACCAAAACCAAATCTTATCTAAGTTTTCCGACagaactgatgagtgccaaatattgtatataatttatccctttttgttggcattttaactcatcttttgggcattaattctacattttatcccatattctgtattttcattgttttcaagaataaatatttttattaattaattttgcacttttaggtaataaataaagttcggatgagtcgcgaagcgaaaagagcagaaaagtagtgaaaagccgggagaaattacgcaaggaagccgcgaagaatggtgcgcacaacctcattttctacacacaaaagcgcctccgttctcagccatcagatcggttctcaggagcatccgacggtcgctccttcatagagcatcaaaatctgaagtctctgccaagcaccacagcgatgaaattccaagccttcagattagatggtagttgaatccaacggtcgcttccttgctgtgcatcgaagattgatatctccgccttacactacagtacctaactccatcaagtaccgttcgtttcgttgtatccattcatccgacggtcgctcctcgcttgcctccgcatcaccgtccgatctacctaccatcttcgcatctcgcagctcagagtcacagaacatcaagactcgatacgcccgcctaacaccctagcaaccgaatcatttaacctcaaccaaacactcctccttcctctccatcgacctcaccccctctgcagagacaccatgtcctgccaccaccagaacaccacctctgccactgccgcttcaccaccacacttccaccatcatcacccctattctccaccatcattaccccctttgttctagcctcctattatatagttttctcccctaatttctctctaaaaacctagggaagaaatcaataaaataggacgagttggaaagacgtaattgaagcatgggaatggagcaggagactgaggagaagaatgggtcgaaagaagactcgtcaaatcacatgttaggtgagttcaatttcaattcctaatttctctgtaatttgggggttttttctagaaccctaattcatgttggaaccgtaccaggagagaattagagtaggggaatgggctcaaattagacccatgacattagataagcagtaaacctaattgtactgttatattgtggcattttgggaaatgggtgataaccctaatttgatgtattgggtataaaagggaattgtgggtgtttttgtaagacatgtttggactagcctacatccaggactctcatgtcctgttaaatgttcaatttcagctcaatttaatttcatgttcattatgttctgttaatgttgttttcttttttagttCAATTAGCTGCTTTGTTTgatgttcattgttccatgttttaaatcATTGCCTGTTACTTGTATCCTGTTAATACttgatgttcctgttgatgtttatcctcattgttttgtcatgttagttcattgttttgttcactgttagtatctcttaactgcaacatgttctaattccccactagggtgagagaacaactgaaccatgatggttagctattaggatggtttttgctgagcttaaaatagcttaggctagttagactcctaagtgcccaactgatttgtgattagtggtgctgtaagaagaccactaatgctaggggtcagtggtggctctaaggaattaattagctacattagttagtaaaccactgccta
This genomic stretch from Papaver somniferum cultivar HN1 chromosome 5, ASM357369v1, whole genome shotgun sequence harbors:
- the LOC113284221 gene encoding sialyltransferase-like protein 2 isoform X2, with amino-acid sequence MNSMKLLRLWFIVVLISGFAAIFIYITGSSSFSDRISVSEEDLNALITLKNDFQKCVRANGLGLRASSGRVYCDVTIDFPKDTIRKWKDPDTGEHEGLSYEFDLCEALATWEQVRNSTTILTKEFMDSLPKGWEEYARKRINKSEDHKCKNTTLCMEKLSLVLPERPPFVPRQIGRCAVVGNSGDLLKTKFGKEIDGYDAVIRENGAPIQNYTEYVGKKSTFRLLNRGSAKALDKVVKLDESGREVLIVKTTIHDTMSKMIREIQIDNPVYLMLGASFGSAAKGTGLKALEFALSICDSVDMYGFTVDPGYTEWTRYFSESRKGHSPLHGRAYYQMMECLGLVKIHSPMRADRNSELKWLPSQSTINAARFAAEKILRIGAGRDDPLRSCSIIKKQDKGMVMPIPRIRKAAKEHINYVKGATMYPLEKSLGHGTLCTVR
- the LOC113284221 gene encoding sialyltransferase-like protein 2 isoform X1, whose protein sequence is MNSMKLLRLWFIVVLISGFAAIFIYITGSSSFSDRISVSEEDLNALITLKNDFQKCVRANGLGLRASSGRVYCDVTIDFPKDTIRKWKDPDTGEHEGLSYEFDLCEALATWEQVRNSTTILTKEFMDSLPKGWEEYARKRINKSEDHKCKNTTLCMEKLSLVLPERPPFVPRQIGRCAVVGNSGDLLKTKFGKEIDGYDAVIRENGAPIQNYTEYVGKKSTFRLLNRGSAKALDKVVKLDESGREVLIVKTTIHDTMSKMIREIQIDNPVYLMLGASFGSAAKGTGLKALEFALSICDSVDMYGFTVDPGYTEWTRYFSESRKGHSPLHGRAYYQMMECLGLVKIHSPMRADRNSELKWLPSQSTINAARFAAEKILSRIGAGRDDPLRSCSIIKKQDKGMVMPIPRIRKAAKEHINYVKGATMYPLEKSLGHGTLCTVR